One Cellulosimicrobium protaetiae genomic region harbors:
- a CDS encoding hydroxypyruvate isomerase family protein produces the protein MSPAPTYTVNCSILLTDLPLLERPAAAAAAGFRGVEFWWPFASPMPAQDEVDAFVGAIEAAGVQLTGLNFDAGNMPGGDRGLVSWPARSADLRANLDVVTTIGERTGCRAFNALYGNRQEGETPEAQDALGAENLALAARAVGRIGGTVLVEPVSGAPAYPLKTAADAVRVIDRVATDHGETNLGLLFDVYHLSVNGDDVDAALSTYRGRIAHVQVADAPGRGEPGTGDLPIDRWTKDLRAGGFDGWIGLEYKTDAADPFAWLPATER, from the coding sequence ATGAGCCCCGCACCGACGTACACCGTCAACTGCTCGATCCTGCTCACGGACCTGCCGCTGCTCGAGCGGCCGGCCGCCGCGGCTGCCGCGGGCTTCCGCGGTGTCGAGTTCTGGTGGCCGTTCGCGTCGCCCATGCCGGCGCAGGACGAGGTCGACGCGTTCGTCGGCGCGATCGAGGCGGCGGGCGTCCAGCTCACGGGCCTCAACTTCGACGCCGGCAACATGCCCGGCGGCGACCGCGGCCTCGTGTCGTGGCCCGCGCGCTCGGCCGACCTGCGCGCGAACCTGGACGTCGTCACCACGATCGGCGAGCGCACCGGCTGCCGCGCGTTCAACGCCCTCTACGGCAACCGCCAGGAGGGCGAGACGCCCGAGGCGCAGGACGCGCTGGGGGCCGAGAACCTCGCGCTCGCCGCCCGGGCCGTCGGGCGCATCGGGGGCACGGTGCTCGTCGAGCCCGTGAGCGGCGCCCCGGCCTACCCGCTCAAGACCGCCGCCGACGCCGTGCGCGTCATCGACCGCGTCGCGACCGACCACGGCGAGACGAACCTGGGTCTCCTGTTCGACGTCTACCACCTGTCCGTCAACGGCGACGACGTCGACGCGGCGCTCTCGACCTACCGCGGGCGCATCGCCCACGTGCAGGTCGCCGACGCCCCCGGCCGCGGCGAGCCCGGCACGGGCGACCTGCCGATCGACCGCTGGACCAAGGACCTGCGCGCGGGCGGCTTCGACGGCTGGATCGGCCTCGAGTACAAGACGGACGCCGCCGACCCGTTCGCGTGGCTCCCGGCCACCGAGCGCTGA
- a CDS encoding 2-hydroxy-3-oxopropionate reductase, giving the protein MASIAFIGLGIMGSPMAVHLQNAGHDVAGYNRSPEKTAPLVEAGGRAASSVADAVSGADVVAIMVPDSPDVEAVLTGDDGVLANAKPGALVVDFSSIRPDVSVALAQQAKDAGLRIVDAPVSGGEPGAINAALSIMVGGTPEDFEAAKPFLDVVGKTVVHVGPNGSGQTVKAANQLIVAANIQALAEAVVFLEAYGVDTDAAIEVLGGGLAGSAVLNQKARKMLDRDFGPGFRIELHHKDLGIVTAAAREAGVVAPLGGLVAQLMASARANGDGGLDHSGLFRGVERLSGRDGS; this is encoded by the coding sequence ATGGCCTCCATCGCCTTCATCGGACTCGGCATCATGGGCAGCCCCATGGCCGTCCACCTGCAGAACGCCGGCCACGACGTCGCGGGCTACAACCGCAGCCCCGAGAAGACCGCGCCGCTCGTCGAGGCGGGCGGGCGCGCGGCGTCCTCGGTCGCGGACGCGGTCTCGGGCGCCGACGTCGTCGCGATCATGGTCCCCGACTCGCCCGACGTCGAGGCCGTCCTCACCGGCGACGACGGCGTCCTCGCGAACGCGAAGCCCGGCGCGCTCGTCGTCGACTTCTCCTCGATCCGCCCTGACGTCTCCGTCGCCCTCGCGCAGCAGGCCAAGGACGCCGGGCTGCGCATCGTCGACGCCCCCGTCTCGGGCGGCGAGCCGGGCGCGATCAACGCCGCGCTGTCGATCATGGTCGGCGGGACACCCGAGGACTTCGAGGCGGCCAAGCCGTTCCTCGACGTCGTCGGCAAGACGGTCGTGCACGTGGGCCCGAACGGCTCCGGCCAGACCGTCAAGGCAGCCAACCAGCTGATCGTCGCCGCGAACATCCAGGCGCTCGCCGAGGCGGTCGTGTTCCTCGAGGCGTACGGCGTCGACACCGACGCCGCGATCGAGGTGCTCGGCGGCGGGCTCGCGGGCTCGGCCGTGCTGAACCAGAAGGCGCGCAAGATGCTCGACCGCGACTTCGGCCCCGGCTTCCGCATCGAGCTGCACCACAAGGACCTCGGCATCGTCACCGCCGCGGCCCGCGAGGCGGGCGTCGTCGCGCCGCTCGGCGGCCTCGTCGCCCAGCTCATGGCCTCCGCCCGCGCCAACGGCGACGGCGGCCTCGACCACTCCGGCCTCTTCCGCGGCGTCGAGCGCCTGTCCGGCCGCGACGGCTCCTGA
- the gcl gene encoding glyoxylate carboligase, producing MPRMRAVDAAVAILEIEGATQAFGLPGAAINPFYSAMRAHGGISHVLARHVEGASHMADGYSRAKPGNIGICIGTSGPAGTDMITGLYAAWADSIPMLCITGQAPVAKLDKEDFQAVDIASIAAPVTKLAKTVLEAGQVPQVFQQAFHLMRSGRPGPVLIDLPIDVQLAEIEFDPATYQPLPVHRPTATRAQAEKAIDLLLAAERPLLIAGGGIVNAGGEDLLVELAETLGVPVIPTLMGWGVIPDDHALMAGMAGLQTSHRYGNANLLASDFVLGIGNRWANRHTGGLDTYRAGRTFVHVDIEPTQIGRVFAPDYGIVSDARAALELFVEVARERRDAGQTRDYSGWAAECAERKRTLQRKTHFTEIPIKPQRVYEEMNKAFGPETRYVTTIGLSQIAGAQFLHVYKPRHWINAGQAGPLGWTGPAALGVAKAVPDEPVVALSGDYDFQFMIEELAVGAQFNLPYVHVVVNNSYLGLIRQSQRAFDMDYHVQLSFENINSPEVGGYGVDHVKVAEGLGCKAIRVTDPDELGDAFAKAQGMAAEFRVPVVVEVILERVTNIAMGVELTGVNEFEDLAISSDDAPTAVALLD from the coding sequence ATGCCTCGTATGCGTGCGGTGGACGCCGCAGTGGCGATCCTCGAGATCGAGGGCGCGACCCAGGCGTTCGGCCTGCCCGGCGCCGCCATCAACCCCTTCTACTCCGCGATGCGCGCCCACGGCGGCATCAGCCACGTGCTCGCCCGCCACGTCGAGGGCGCGTCGCACATGGCCGACGGCTACTCGCGTGCGAAGCCGGGGAACATCGGCATCTGCATCGGCACGTCGGGCCCCGCGGGCACCGACATGATCACCGGCCTCTACGCCGCGTGGGCCGACTCGATCCCGATGCTCTGCATCACGGGCCAGGCGCCGGTCGCCAAGCTCGACAAGGAGGACTTCCAGGCCGTCGACATCGCGAGCATCGCCGCTCCGGTGACCAAGCTGGCCAAGACCGTCCTCGAGGCCGGGCAGGTGCCGCAGGTCTTCCAGCAGGCGTTCCACCTCATGCGCTCGGGCCGCCCGGGCCCGGTGCTCATCGACCTGCCGATCGACGTGCAGCTCGCGGAGATCGAGTTCGACCCGGCGACGTACCAGCCGTTGCCCGTGCACCGCCCGACGGCGACGCGCGCGCAGGCGGAGAAGGCGATCGACCTGCTGCTCGCGGCCGAGCGCCCCCTGCTGATCGCGGGCGGCGGCATCGTCAACGCGGGCGGCGAGGACCTGCTCGTCGAGCTCGCCGAGACGCTGGGCGTGCCGGTGATCCCGACGCTCATGGGCTGGGGCGTCATCCCCGACGACCACGCGCTCATGGCGGGCATGGCCGGGCTCCAGACGTCGCACCGTTACGGTAACGCGAACCTGCTCGCCTCGGACTTCGTGCTCGGGATCGGCAACCGATGGGCCAACCGTCACACGGGCGGCCTCGACACGTACCGCGCGGGCCGCACGTTCGTCCACGTCGACATCGAGCCGACGCAGATCGGGCGCGTGTTCGCGCCCGACTACGGCATCGTCTCCGACGCGAGGGCCGCCCTCGAGCTGTTCGTCGAGGTCGCACGCGAGCGCCGCGACGCGGGACAGACGCGCGACTACTCCGGCTGGGCCGCCGAGTGCGCCGAGCGCAAGCGCACGCTCCAGCGCAAGACGCACTTCACCGAGATCCCGATCAAGCCGCAGCGCGTGTACGAGGAGATGAACAAGGCGTTCGGGCCCGAGACGCGATACGTCACGACGATCGGGCTCTCGCAGATCGCCGGCGCGCAGTTCCTCCACGTGTACAAGCCGCGGCACTGGATCAACGCGGGCCAGGCCGGGCCGCTCGGCTGGACCGGACCGGCGGCGCTCGGCGTCGCGAAGGCCGTGCCGGACGAGCCGGTCGTCGCGCTCTCGGGCGACTACGACTTCCAGTTCATGATCGAGGAGCTCGCCGTCGGCGCGCAGTTCAACCTGCCGTACGTGCACGTCGTCGTGAACAACTCCTACCTCGGCCTCATCCGCCAGTCGCAGCGGGCGTTCGACATGGACTACCACGTCCAGCTGTCGTTCGAGAACATCAACTCGCCTGAGGTGGGCGGCTACGGCGTCGACCACGTCAAGGTCGCCGAGGGCCTCGGCTGCAAGGCGATCCGCGTGACCGACCCCGACGAGCTCGGCGACGCGTTCGCCAAGGCGCAGGGCATGGCCGCCGAGTTCCGCGTGCCGGTCGTGGTCGAGGTGATCCTGGAGCGCGTGACGAACATCGCGATGGGCGTCGAGCTCACGGGCGTCAACGAGTTCGAGGACCTCGCGATCTCTTCCGACGACGCGCCGACCGCCGTCGCGCTGCTCGACTGA
- the allB gene encoding allantoinase AllB, protein MSTTVPQEHEYDLVVRGERVLVASGEQPREVGVSGGVVRAIEPLGAGLDGARVVELAPHQVLIPGLVDTHVHVNEPGRTEWEGFASATRAAAAGGVTTIVDMPLNSIPPTVDVEALETKQKVARDQAFVDVGFWGGAVPGNGDELRPLWDAGVFGFKCFLLHSGVEEFGYLEPDELEADLRVLADFDGLMLVHAEDSRAIEHAPTPHGDHYDTFLASRPRGAENVAIAAVIEAARWTGARAHVLHLSSSDALAMIRSAKREGVRLTVETCPHYLALAAEEIPDGATQFKCCPPIREIDNRELLWEGLLDGTIDCIVSDHSPSTPDLKDLDTGDFGTAWGGVSSLQLGLAIVWTEARTRGVPFARVVEWMSARPAAIAGLERKGSIALGHDADLAVVEPDTAFVVDPKALHHKNPITPYADRALSGAVVATYLRGEEITYDRPTGRLLSRGEA, encoded by the coding sequence ATGAGCACGACGGTCCCGCAGGAGCACGAGTACGACCTCGTCGTGCGCGGCGAGCGCGTGCTCGTCGCGTCCGGCGAGCAGCCCCGCGAGGTGGGGGTCAGCGGGGGAGTGGTCCGCGCGATCGAGCCCCTGGGCGCGGGGCTCGACGGCGCACGCGTCGTCGAGCTCGCGCCGCACCAGGTGCTGATCCCGGGTCTGGTCGACACGCACGTGCACGTCAACGAGCCGGGCCGCACCGAGTGGGAGGGGTTCGCGTCCGCGACACGGGCCGCGGCTGCGGGGGGTGTGACGACGATCGTCGACATGCCGCTCAACTCGATCCCGCCGACGGTCGACGTCGAGGCGCTCGAGACCAAGCAGAAGGTCGCCCGCGACCAGGCGTTCGTCGACGTCGGGTTCTGGGGCGGCGCCGTGCCCGGCAACGGCGACGAGCTGCGGCCCCTGTGGGACGCGGGCGTGTTCGGGTTCAAGTGCTTCCTGCTGCACTCGGGCGTCGAGGAGTTCGGGTACCTCGAGCCCGACGAGCTCGAGGCCGACCTGCGCGTCCTCGCCGACTTCGACGGGCTCATGCTCGTGCACGCGGAGGACTCGCGCGCCATCGAGCACGCGCCCACGCCGCACGGCGACCACTACGACACCTTCCTCGCGTCACGTCCGCGCGGCGCGGAGAACGTCGCGATCGCCGCGGTGATCGAGGCGGCCCGCTGGACGGGCGCGCGTGCCCACGTGCTGCACCTGTCGAGCTCCGACGCGCTGGCCATGATCCGCAGCGCGAAGCGCGAGGGCGTGCGCCTCACGGTCGAGACCTGCCCGCACTACCTGGCGCTCGCGGCCGAGGAGATCCCCGACGGCGCGACGCAGTTCAAGTGCTGCCCGCCCATCCGGGAGATCGACAACCGCGAGCTGCTCTGGGAGGGGCTCCTCGACGGGACGATCGACTGCATCGTCTCCGACCACTCGCCGAGCACGCCCGACCTCAAGGACCTCGACACGGGCGACTTCGGGACGGCGTGGGGCGGCGTCTCCTCGCTCCAGCTCGGGCTCGCGATCGTGTGGACCGAGGCCCGGACGCGGGGCGTGCCGTTCGCGCGCGTCGTCGAGTGGATGTCGGCACGGCCCGCGGCGATCGCGGGCCTGGAGCGCAAGGGATCCATCGCGCTCGGCCACGACGCGGACCTCGCGGTCGTCGAGCCGGACACGGCGTTCGTCGTCGACCCGAAGGCCCTGCACCACAAGAACCCCATCACTCCCTACGCCGACCGTGCCCTCTCTGGCGCCGTCGTCGCGACGTACCTGCGGGGCGAGGAGATCACGTACGACCGCCCGACGGGTCGCCTCCTCTCCCGAGGCGAGGCGTGA
- a CDS encoding SRPBCC family protein translates to MTTTGTHETEIAVPKDLPIVRIVREFDAPAAKVFRAHLDPELFARWNGPRYLTQRNEHWDVRTGGAYRYVQVDPDGNEYAFFGSVHEVRPDELIVQTFTYEGFPDGVSLDRLVFEDLPDGRSRLTATSLVDSFEGRDGFVASGMEVGVREGYEQLDELLAES, encoded by the coding sequence ATGACCACCACCGGCACCCACGAGACCGAGATCGCCGTCCCGAAGGACCTCCCGATCGTCCGCATCGTGCGCGAGTTCGACGCGCCCGCGGCGAAGGTCTTCCGCGCCCACCTCGACCCGGAGCTGTTCGCGCGCTGGAACGGCCCGCGCTACCTCACCCAGCGCAACGAGCACTGGGACGTGCGCACGGGCGGCGCGTACCGCTACGTCCAGGTCGACCCCGACGGCAACGAGTACGCGTTCTTCGGCAGCGTGCACGAGGTGCGTCCGGACGAGCTCATCGTCCAGACGTTCACCTACGAGGGCTTCCCCGACGGCGTCTCGCTGGACCGCCTCGTGTTCGAGGACCTGCCCGACGGCCGCAGCCGGCTCACCGCGACGTCGCTCGTCGACTCGTTCGAGGGTCGCGACGGCTTCGTCGCGAGCGGCATGGAGGTCGGCGTCCGCGAGGGCTACGAGCAGCTCGACGAGCTCCTCGCGGAGTCCTGA
- a CDS encoding ArsR/SmtB family transcription factor has product MTADPLSRVFSALADPTRRDMVARLASGDASVGELARPYDMSVQAVSKHLRVLEDSGLVTRTTDARRAPVHLEAEVFDLMTKWIERYRREAEDRYRRLDDVLRDLPDPEAAPPNDPTTGARS; this is encoded by the coding sequence GTGACGGCCGACCCGCTCTCGCGCGTGTTCTCGGCGCTCGCCGACCCCACGCGTCGCGACATGGTGGCCCGGCTCGCGTCGGGCGACGCCAGCGTGGGCGAGCTCGCCCGGCCGTACGACATGTCCGTCCAGGCGGTGTCCAAGCACCTGCGCGTGCTGGAGGACTCCGGCCTGGTGACCCGCACGACGGACGCCCGACGCGCCCCCGTGCACCTCGAGGCGGAGGTCTTCGACCTCATGACGAAGTGGATCGAGCGCTACCGGCGCGAGGCGGAGGACCGCTACCGCCGCCTCGACGACGTCCTGCGCGACCTGCCCGACCCGGAGGCCGCGCCCCCGAACGACCCGACGACAGGAGCACGATCATGA
- a CDS encoding cryptochrome/photolyase family protein, producing the protein MPTLWWCRRDLRLADNPALVAAVEAAREAGDDVVALYVLDPRLWGAAGDPRRSYLARSLAALDEATGGRLVVRHGDPRDVVPTLVREVGAEEVHVAASSEPYGVARDEAVERSLPDGGARLVRTGSPYAVAPGRVLTRTGTPFQVFTPFREAWVAHGWRDPAPRPRDVPWAAVRSDGVPDDPGTDARLPAAGEAAARRRWRTFLTDHLAGYATERDRPDRAATSGMSIPLKWGELHPRTLLADVRAALQDGAPSDDALAYRSELAWREFHADVLFHHPGAARRSLRAVVPDDAWATGADEDRYLAAWVAGRTGYPLVDAGMRQLLGEGWMHNRVRMVVASFLVKDLHVRWQRGAAHFLAHLADGDVSQNQLNWQWVAGTGRDAAPYFRIFNPVTQGKKFDPDGTYVRRWVPELRGVEGRAVHEPWRLHEQPAGYPERIVDHAVERKVALDDFERARRA; encoded by the coding sequence ATGCCGACGCTCTGGTGGTGCCGCCGCGACCTGCGCCTCGCCGACAACCCGGCCCTCGTGGCGGCCGTGGAGGCGGCCCGGGAGGCCGGCGACGACGTCGTCGCGCTCTACGTGCTCGACCCGCGCCTCTGGGGCGCCGCCGGAGATCCCCGCCGGTCCTACCTCGCCCGGAGCCTCGCCGCGCTCGACGAGGCGACGGGCGGGCGGCTCGTCGTGCGGCACGGCGACCCGCGCGACGTCGTGCCCACGCTCGTGCGCGAGGTGGGCGCCGAGGAGGTGCACGTCGCGGCGTCGTCCGAGCCGTACGGCGTCGCGCGGGACGAGGCGGTGGAACGGTCGCTGCCCGACGGCGGGGCGCGCCTCGTGCGGACCGGCTCGCCCTACGCCGTCGCGCCCGGGCGCGTGCTCACGCGCACCGGGACCCCCTTCCAGGTCTTCACGCCGTTCCGTGAGGCGTGGGTCGCGCACGGGTGGCGCGACCCGGCACCCCGGCCGCGTGACGTGCCGTGGGCGGCCGTGCGATCGGACGGCGTCCCGGACGACCCGGGGACGGACGCCCGTCTCCCCGCCGCGGGCGAGGCGGCCGCGCGACGCCGGTGGCGCACGTTCCTCACCGACCACCTCGCGGGCTACGCGACCGAGCGCGACCGTCCGGACCGGGCCGCGACGTCGGGCATGTCGATCCCGCTCAAGTGGGGCGAGCTGCACCCCCGCACGCTGCTCGCGGACGTGCGCGCAGCCCTTCAGGACGGCGCGCCCTCCGACGACGCGCTCGCCTACCGGTCCGAGCTCGCGTGGCGCGAGTTCCACGCGGACGTCCTGTTCCACCACCCGGGCGCGGCGCGGCGGTCCCTCCGGGCTGTCGTGCCCGACGACGCGTGGGCGACCGGCGCGGACGAGGACCGGTACCTCGCGGCCTGGGTGGCCGGGCGCACCGGGTACCCCCTCGTCGACGCCGGCATGCGCCAGCTCCTCGGCGAGGGGTGGATGCACAACCGCGTGCGGATGGTCGTCGCGTCGTTCCTCGTCAAGGACCTGCACGTGCGCTGGCAGCGCGGCGCGGCACACTTCCTGGCGCACCTCGCGGACGGCGACGTGTCGCAGAACCAGCTCAACTGGCAGTGGGTCGCCGGGACGGGGCGCGACGCCGCGCCGTACTTCCGCATCTTCAACCCCGTCACGCAGGGCAAGAAGTTCGACCCCGACGGGACCTACGTGCGCCGCTGGGTGCCGGAGCTGCGGGGCGTCGAGGGCCGGGCGGTCCACGAGCCGTGGAGGCTGCACGAGCAGCCCGCCGGGTACCCCGAGCGGATCGTCGACCACGCCGTCGAGCGGAAGGTCGCGCTCGACGACTTCGAGCGGGCGCGACGCGCCTGA